CGAGTTCCAACGATGAGTGGTTCTATGTTCCAATACCGAAGGAATGGAAGGGGGTTGAATCTGAAAAGAAGGTAAGAATCATAGTGAACGATATTTGCGTGATAGTTCCAGAGGGTATAGCCAATGCAACTGGAGAGCTATTGGTACTGAGATTTCTAGAAGCTATGATAAATGGCAAGATAATTGACTATGGGGATGTTCAGAAAGCGGTAGAACATTTACTATAGTCAATTCTACTCTGTTTTACTAAACAGATGCGTTAGTTTCACACCAAGGTTCACGCATATGAAAAAAACGGCCCATGCAGTGATTGAAGCTAGCATTGACGCTTGGTAAGGCTCAGTCCCACTGACAAGAATTTGATAGTGTGCATATCCCCGCGTGACAGAGTATATTATCTCCGAGACAGAAAATGATGCTATCAATTTCTTTGCATCACACCATATCTTTTTAGAATCCCTTGTTCCTGCAGCGTCTGCATATTTATGCCTGTTATCATTGTAGAACAAGACTGCGAAAACTGGGATGTAAACAGCATACTCCGTTACGAGACCTACCAATGAGTTCGTAACTGCGTTATCATCAAATATATCATATATCTGGACAACAACCGCACTCACAAAGAACGCGCATATGCCTGCTATGAGCAGGTTCCTATTCAAGTGTACATAATCTCTATATTTCTTGAGAAACTCTGGTATGTTCATAGCAAACTAGGTTAGCGTGTATCAAGTTCTTCAATGTTTCTTTCAACCCACTGTTCCCTTACAAATGTATATTCTTTATCACCAATTGCTTTAATTGGCAGCCATCTATATTCATCTTCATCAAACTCATAATACACCTCTCTTACTCCAGTAGGCAATCTTTTTGAATCAACTTGAAAAAGTATAATATCCATAAGGTACTCAACAGTATCAAGGGCCTTTCCAAATATCTTATTATTATCTGTGTGAATTGCAAACAAGACTTTTGGTCTTCCCGCAAATGCAAGTGAAAGTTTGACACCTTTCTTCCCTCTTCGCCATTTAAGGTTCTTCAGAACCTCTTTAACCTGTTCCCATCTGTCCATGCCAAAGATCTTAAGGAAGCTCTTGTTGTATTGTAGCGGCAAATCGAGCTTTACTACGCTAACATAATTTTCATCATAAATATCTTCAATTTCCTCCTTAACATCAAAGGGATCGTGCAACATATTGAATAATATCTCAATTTCGCCTGATGATAATCCGGAATATCGTAATGTGATAGTATTACCAAATTCCATTGCAAATTAAGTGAATCGTTAACCGGTTAAGAGTTTTACTGGAACAGTCCCAAGAAGCGTAGCAAAAACCACAGCCCTACTGACGGGCCGATTATACATGCTGGTATCCAAGGGATTAAGAAAGGTATGCCTTTCAGTTTTATATGATGATTATCAAGTATGCTAGAGACATAATCGTTTATCTTACTGTTCCAGATGTTATAATCTATACCATTTTTCTTCAAGATATTTGCAATCTCGTATATAGCCGGCGCCCTGTTGCTCACTATATGTTGTATGTACCTCCTCGATATTTCTATCTCGCCCTGAATGGCGACAAGTCCTTCCTTCATTTCAATGAGTCTAACATGTATTTCCCAAGTTCTGTCAAGCATCTTGGTAAAACCGTTACCTATCTGCATTGGCTTTTTATTTTCGCAAAATTTAAGCTTATGAAACCCTTCGGATATCAGAATACGAACAATGTCCTCTGTATTCTTCTTCACTACCAGGTTCAAGGATTCCTTGTTTACGTCCTCGCTCCTGATGAGGTCAACGAGTCCCTTCATCAGCCCTACCGTCTTAGGATATAGCAGCGAATAATCACTCACAGTGAGCATATTTTAGGGGGTATATTAAAACCCTATGTTAGTCTTTTATCATACCTAGCGAAATTGCAGTCGATCTGTAGCTCGGTCTCGCGTTCCTAGTCCTCTAACATATATACACTGATCATAGGGTATCGCTAGATCCCGCCAACTGAACAAAGTGTCACTCATTATTACGTTGCAATTTCTTAGTATTACAATTGGTATCGCTTCCTTGCTCTCACCCATCACCATATTCGCCGCTGTAGCTATACTATCAGCCGTTGCCTTTCTTGTTACTCTAAGGACATTACCAAATAGATCTTCTTTCCCACGCAAGTCCTCAACTGGTTGAAACCCTGCAACTGCAATCGCAACTCCGACAGTTCCCATCCTAGTTGGCATCAACCTGCTGTCCACTAATACCGTACCAATTTTTTTACCAGTCTTTTCGCGCAATCTCCTATTCAAATCCTGTGCTGATTTAAAAGGCTCCCTTGGATGTAATATGACGAACCCCTCTTTAACATTCGATTTATCTATCCCAGCATTTGGCGCTATCACGCCGTCCTTTACTGCAAGTAGAAAACCCTCAATACCACCAAAGACATAATCAGATTCTTGCAAGACCAGCTCTGCAAGTCTAGGATCCATAGCGAATCTTTCGGCTAGTATTTGCGCCCTCTTACCGGGTTTAACAGTGTTTAATTGAACTGTTGCACCTTGACTCATAGCTACAAACTTGCTTGATATTGCAATTATATCACCTTCCTCCATTTCTTCATCATTTTGCTTCATACTCTTGATAATTGTTTCAAGCAGATCGAACTGACCATACTTCACTTCGGTCTTTATAGGTATGAGCTCTACATGCATGACGATCTACGCAAGAGCGTACTTTATAATCTATGAGTTCAACTCTTAGGAAACTTGCCTATAATCTTCCCGTCAAAATCAAACATTATGCATTCAATCTCAATTTGCGTTCCTGTATGTTCGACCATCGTAGAATGCGCTTTCTTGCATAACAGGTCAAAGTATCCTTCGAGTTTATTGCCCATAACAATTTCCGCCACATGCCTTGCAGTATTTGCTCTCCTTATTTCTTCAATCAAATTTTGATTAGCAGAACATTCTCTGGCCACAGATGCCAAGAAATCCATGTCCACATGTGAGCCTTTTACATGAGTTTGCTTTACTCCCATAGCTATCTTGGACAACTTCCCTATAAAACCAGCAATGATCACCCTCTTCATTCCTTTCATGAGAGCCTGCCTTACCGAATAAGCCGCAAAATCACCCATTTGGACGAAGCAGTGTTCTGGCAACTTTAGCACTTCTTTTGCAAAATCCTCGCTTCTCCCACCAGTTGTCAAAACCACAGTGTCCTCGCCCATTGCCTTGGCAACATCAAGGCCTTGTCTAATACTTGCTGTAAAGGAACCAGTTGAATATGGAAAAACGAGCCCGCTCGTCCCAAGAATAGATATTCCGCCCATTATTCCCAACCTTGGGTTGTCAGTTAACTTCGCTAGCTCCTCTCCCCTAGGCACAGAAATTACAACTTTTACACCCATCCTTGACAGCTGGGCCCTAGCAACTTCTCTTACAGCATTTGATATCATCTTCATAGGTGTTGGATTTATGGCCGCTCTGCCTATGTCTAAACCAATTCCGGGTTTGGTAACTATTCCAACACCACTTCCACCAATTATATCTATAGTACCAACATCTTCGGTCCATGTTACAGTAGATACAATTTCTGCACCATGAGTTACGTCAGGATCGTCACCTGCGTCTTTTCTGACAACACATTCAGCTTTATTGCTTTCAAGCCTGCACTGTTCTATCTTTATCTTCATAGTGTTACCTTTTGGTAATGTAACTGTCACCTCGTTGATAGTATTTCCGTTTATCAACGCAAGTAACGCAGCTTTGGTTGCTGCAGCAGCACATGTACCCGTTGTATAACCAGTTCTTAGTAATCCCTTCCTTTTCTTTTCTTCTATTTCAGGGGGCAACTCCTGCTCTTCTTCCGCTAGCTTCTCCAAATCGTCACTCATATACACAAGTTAACTGATGAATGCATATAGACTTTCGCACATACATGTGTGATACGAACCATAAAACAATTAATTCAAGAAGTGCAATTCGTGAATCATGTCCTCGGCAGAAATTGCAGCAGCTGTGGTCAAAAGCTTGGAACGTGAAGAATTTAGAGTATTAAAGGCCATAAGTGAATTACTAGAAACACATGAGTCCGTGACGGTTGATCAGATTGCAGCAAAGAGCAGAATGCATGTGGATAAAGTGAAGTTTGGTATTAACAGACTGAACCAGGTGGGGTTAGTTATAAAGACCGCGAGAGGTTATTCATTAGTCATGGCTGGCCTGGATGCTCTCGCCTTGAAAATTCTTGTGGATAGAAACATCATTGTAGGTATGGGCACACCAGTGGGCGTGGGAAAGGAAGCAGATGTCTTCGAGGTTATCAGACCGGATCAGAGCGTATGTGTAATCAAATTCTTTAGAATAGGGCGAATTAGTTTCAGAGATGTGAAGCGAAAACGTTCCTTTAGGCAGCTGCATCACTGGCTACTGGTTAATATTGAAGCGGCTAAGCGGGAGTTTATTGCTCTGAAAACCCTTCATGGAGTCGGAGTTAAAGTACCAAAACCATACGCTATTTCAAAGCATGCAATAGTTATGCAGAAAATTAATGGTACTAGGTTGACCTACTGCGATAAGTTGGATGACCCAGAACGCATATTCAGAGCTATATTAGAAAATGTGAGGGCTGCGCGCAGAGCCGGGCTGATAAGTGCTGATTTGAGCGAATACAAC
Above is a genomic segment from Nitrososphaerales archaeon containing:
- a CDS encoding RIO1 family regulatory kinase/ATPase, with the protein product MSSAEIAAAVVKSLEREEFRVLKAISELLETHESVTVDQIAAKSRMHVDKVKFGINRLNQVGLVIKTARGYSLVMAGLDALALKILVDRNIIVGMGTPVGVGKEADVFEVIRPDQSVCVIKFFRIGRISFRDVKRKRSFRQLHHWLLVNIEAAKREFIALKTLHGVGVKVPKPYAISKHAIVMQKINGTRLTYCDKLDDPERIFRAILENVRAARRAGLISADLSEYNVLYDGTNAWIIDWPQSVSVKHPNAGILLKRDIQNILKFFKRKYGLEYQIADALNYVRC
- a CDS encoding cobalt-precorrin-5B (C(1))-methyltransferase; the encoded protein is MSDDLEKLAEEEQELPPEIEEKKRKGLLRTGYTTGTCAAAATKAALLALINGNTINEVTVTLPKGNTMKIKIEQCRLESNKAECVVRKDAGDDPDVTHGAEIVSTVTWTEDVGTIDIIGGSGVGIVTKPGIGLDIGRAAINPTPMKMISNAVREVARAQLSRMGVKVVISVPRGEELAKLTDNPRLGIMGGISILGTSGLVFPYSTGSFTASIRQGLDVAKAMGEDTVVLTTGGRSEDFAKEVLKLPEHCFVQMGDFAAYSVRQALMKGMKRVIIAGFIGKLSKIAMGVKQTHVKGSHVDMDFLASVARECSANQNLIEEIRRANTARHVAEIVMGNKLEGYFDLLCKKAHSTMVEHTGTQIEIECIMFDFDGKIIGKFPKS
- the cofE gene encoding coenzyme F420-0:L-glutamate ligase; the protein is MHVELIPIKTEVKYGQFDLLETIIKSMKQNDEEMEEGDIIAISSKFVAMSQGATVQLNTVKPGKRAQILAERFAMDPRLAELVLQESDYVFGGIEGFLLAVKDGVIAPNAGIDKSNVKEGFVILHPREPFKSAQDLNRRLREKTGKKIGTVLVDSRLMPTRMGTVGVAIAVAGFQPVEDLRGKEDLFGNVLRVTRKATADSIATAANMVMGESKEAIPIVILRNCNVIMSDTLFSWRDLAIPYDQCIYVRGLGTRDRATDRLQFR